The proteins below come from a single Lepeophtheirus salmonis chromosome 4, UVic_Lsal_1.4, whole genome shotgun sequence genomic window:
- the POLDIP2 gene encoding polymerase delta-interacting protein 2, protein MSMTVLVGRLFGRVGSSWLQSNVAGRLAYSSSVRLAEVGKLESPRVDGNYDTGQMFLHRLFGYRGVILFPWSAKVFDRDFPNKKEEIYTEPSTGTATGKDVKGKTKPYYQVLIDSRDCPYVTHRAQTESVTFLGNPNESTRNLYAIPGLDYVGHKDILPYTSSDKEPIRHELFEKFLQLDTKSNSFVAQQTLQSWIDKNHPWLELSDVHIETTENIRVTVIPFYMGYRENQTNNVYWWRYCIRLENLGDSSIQLRERNWRIFSLSGTLETVRGRGVVGQEPVLSKENPAFQYSSHVSLQAPSGHMWGTFRMERDDGYAFDCRIPPFSLESKQDEPTNEPS, encoded by the exons ATGAGTATGACTGTTTTAGTTGGTCGGTTATTCGGAAGAGTAGGATCTAGCTGGCTCCAAAGTAATGTTGCTGGACGATTGGCATATTCTTCTTCTGTAAG ATTAGCAGAAGTGGGGAAACTTGAAAGCCCAAGGGTTGACGGCAATTATGACACTGGGCAAATGTTTCTTCATCGTTTGTTTGGCTATCGAGGTGTTATACTCTTCCCTTGGTCTGCTAAAGTCTTTGATAGAGATTTCCccaataaaaaagaagagatcTATACTGAGCCCTCAACAGGCACCGCCACTGGAAAAGATGTTAAAGGGAAAACAAAGCCTTATTATCAGGTACTCATTGATTCCAGAGATTGTCCTTATGTGACGCATCGTGCGCAAACCGAGTCTGTTACTTTTTTGGGCAATCCCAATGAGAGTACGCGTAATTTGTATGCCATTCCTGGCTTAGACTATGTTGGGCATAAGGATATTCTACCCTACACTTCCTCTGATAAAGAACCCATTCGCCATGAgttatttgagaaatttttacaattagacACAAAGA gcAATTCATTCGTTGCGCAACAAACCTTACAATCCTGGATTGATAAAAATCATCCTTGGTTAGAACTGTCTGACGTTCATATTGAAACGACTGAAAACATTCGTGTGACTGTTATCCCATTCTATATGGGTTATAGGGAGAACCAAACTAATAATGTTTATTGG TGGAGGTACTGTATACGCCTAGAAAACCTTGGAGATTCAAGTATACAATTAAGAGAAAGAAATTGGAGAATATTTTCACTCAGTGGAACATTAGAAACGGTTAGAGGACGTGGTGTTGTAGGACAGGAGCCAGTGCTTTCAAAAGAAAACCCTGCCTTCCAATATTCATCTCATGTAAGCCTTCAAGCTCCGTCAGGACACATGTG GGGGACTTTTAGAATGGAGAGGGACGATGGATATGCATTCGATTGTAGAATTCCACCCTTTAGCTTAGAAAGTAAGCAAGACGAACCCACTAACGAGCCGTCATGA